The Pirellulales bacterium genome segment CGGCGCCGACCGCGTACACAAGGTCACCATCATCCCCCGCGGCCGGGCACTGGGCGTTACGCAGCTTTTGCCCGAGGAAGACCGGCTGAACATCGGCGAGACCGAATTGCACGCCCGATTGGTGTTCATGCTGGGCGGGCGGGCGGCCGAAAAGTTGATCTTCGACGAGTACAGCGCCGGCGCCGAGGACGATCTCAAGCGTGCCACGCAACTGGCCCGCCGCATGGTTACGCACTGGGGCATGAGCGAACGCATCGGCCCGGTGGCCTTTCGCACGGCCGAAGAGCATCCCTTTCTGGGCAAGGAAATTGTCGAGCAGCGCGAGTTCAGCGAGCACACGGCGCAAGTCATCGACGAAGAGCTGGCCTCGATCTTGCACCTGGCCGACAAGCGTGCCCGCGGCATGCTGGCCGAGCATCGCGACAAGCTCGAGCTGCTGGCCACGAACCTGGCCGAGCGCGAGATCCTCGACGAGCGCGAAATCGCCGCCCTGATCGGCCCCGCCAGCAATCGTGCCCGCACCAACGGCGAAGTCACCCCCGCCATCATCGCCCCCGAACCCGGCGCCGGCAAAGCGCCCGAGGCGCTGGCGTAGGACGGTTCGAGCGAGCGGCGTTCCCTAGTACCGGTGATGTACCTTTTGCGTGTGTGTCGCACCTCAGCACATGACCGACCAATCGCTCTGGGGTGATGCATGGACTTGGTGTTCCCGACCGATCGTCCAGATGGCAACGCATCCCGCCTTTGGAGGCTGCAACTCGACCTTATGCGGGAGGCTGAAGCAGCGTTGGGGCAACGTGATATGTCGAAGCAACTGTGCCAGCCAGCATTTGGCAACGGCGGTCCCGTCGTCGTCAACACTCCAAATCTCGACGGTGCTTTCGCAAGGCTAAGCAATAATGCCGCAGGCTACTGGCCAACCGCAGTCTACGAGTTGGCGCACGAGACAGTGCATCTTTTGAATCCGGTCGTTGGAATGACTAACTGGTTCGAGGAGGGTGTTGCCGTTCGATTTTCCGTGGGCATATCCGCCCGCACAACTCACCCCATGGCGCCTCCTGTGGGTGACAGGTACTATAAAGCCTTAACCAGCGTGAACGAGTTGAGACCGTGCATACTTGAGGTGGCCGGAACGATTCGAGCCGTCTACGGCAAGCTGTCCGATGTTACTCCCGGGATATTGACCAAACTATTTCCGAACGCTAACGCGGATCTGCTCAAGCGGCTTTGCGATCGCTGGTCTCCAAGACCGTAGCGGAGGCACAGACAGTGATGTGTCAACGACGCTGGCCTGCTCCGCGGAATAATCACCTGTATCCGAGGATCATCACGCTGTGCGTGACGGCTCGAGGGAATTAAGCGGCAGAACAGGCAGGTTCAAAACCAAATGCGCCGTCGCGGCGGGCGGGGCGCTATGTGAGAATGCCGCCGGGAGCTCGCCCGCGCCGGCGATCGTATTCGCCACAGCCGCGCGATACTATCAAGGGGCCAAATTCGACGAATTAGACGGGGGAGCCAGCCTTGCAGTTCGGCCAGCTGATCAAATGGCGTGCTTAAGCGAGCCCGAGGTGCTAATGTAGGACAGGCCTAGCCGCGCAATGTTAGACCACTCTCGTTCACTCCTCGGGTGCAATTAAGCGATCGGAAATCCAGGTAGGGCCGAGGAGGTTTTCAACCGACCATGGAATATCACGCTGAACTTACCTACGGGAACGGTATTAGCGAGTATTTGAGGAATCGCGCGAAAGACGAAATCGTAACGACGGTGCTCGTTCCTTTCCTTGCTCGGCAAGTCGTCTGGTTAAAACTCGACTCGCGAGAAATGCTTGTCAACATGGCGACCATGATGTCAGTCGTAGTCTACCGGTCTGAATCCCGCGTTGCCGAGTCGGAACTCCGTGATCCAGGGTATATAAAGTATTTACCGAAGAGTGCCGAGAACTGCACTAGGGAGTTGATGAGCGAAATCCGAGCAGATATATCGAGCCCCAGGGTCAAATCCTTTCTTGAACTATCATTTGCTCCAATCAACGACCGTGCGTTTGTCATCATGAGGTTCCGTGATCCAGAGCTTGACTCCGCTTACAAAGGCGTCGTCAAGCCCCTGTTTGAAGCGCGAGGTTTGGCAGTTACTAGAGTCGACGAAGTGCAAGACTCTGGCAAGGTCGATGACCAAATTCTAGAACTGATCGCCACGAGCCGCTTTGTGTTCGCGGAACTCTCCGGCGAGCGTCCAAATTGCTACTACGAAACCGGGTTTGCGCACGCGCTTGGAAAGGAGCTAATCCTGGCGATTCGGAAAAAAGAGCGCAAGCATTTCGACTTGGCAGCGTACAGATTCATTGAATGGACAACAGAACACGATCTGCGCGAACAGCTTAGCTCCAGGCTAAAGAATATCGAGGCACCCACAACTAAATAGCCTCTAGACCAGGACAAAACGCACCTACGCTCGCCGGGCACCGCGGTGGGCGGCAAGGACCGGGCGTGGCAAGCTTTAGCTGCTGGCCGCGAACTTGGCCGAGCGCGAGATCCTCGACGAGCATGAAATCGCCGTTCTGATCGGCCCCCCGACCAACCGCACCCAAACCAACGGCGAAGTCACTCCCGCCATCATCGCCCCTGAACCCGGCGCCGACAAAGCGCCGGAGGCACTGGCGTAGGGCGTTTTGATTAGTCGCGACCCCGAGCACAAATGCGGCAAACCTCAAGGGCTCCGCCACGCGAACCTGAGCCCATCGGCGATTGCGGCGCGGCGGCCACGGGCACCCGTGCCCGCGTACCCTGCCGAGGATACCGCCACCGCCCGAGCGTTCGAACGGCGCCGGCGTCGAAACGTCGCCCCGTGGCGCTCGGTGGGGCATTGCTGCCTGAGGCGTTTCTCCGTTAACGTGAATCATATGCTCGCGCGGCGTCGCGTGCGCGGCGCGAACCTGCGCCGTCGGCGGGTGTCTAAGGAGTGGTGCGACCGCACGCAAAGGAGTTGTTCGGTGGCGACAAAATGCAACCCACAGCAGTGCAAGGCGCGCACGAAGACCGGCGGCAGGTGCAAGAACCGAGCGGGCGAGGACCTGGGCGGTTTCTGCCTCCGGCATCGTATCCCACGCAACGATAACACCATCGTCACGGCGCCATATTGCCCGCCGGGCAAGAGTCTGTTCCGCGTGGTCGTCCCCGAGCGCAGGCTGCACCATAGCTTTAATTGCCTCCGCACTGCTGCCGGTTCGGAGCCCGCAAGGCGGATGCTCGACGACGTGTACCAAGAATTTAGAGACAAGGATGGCAATTTTCTTGAGCAGTTTCAGACGACAGGATTCGATACGCGATTCTTTGAACTCTACCTTTTCGCGTACTTCTCCCGCTCCGGGTTCACTACTGATTCAAGCCACGCGTTTCCCGACTTCGTCGTCGAGCGATGCGGGACCCGAGCAGCGGTAGAGGCCACGACGGTAAATCCGCCCCAGGGTGGTGTCGTCAAGCACCTGGGTAGGAAGCTCGGCGAGTTGTCGGAGGAGGACGCCGAGGACTACTTCCGCAACGAGTTGCCGATTCGTTTCGGTAGCCCGCTCGCTTCAAAGCTCCAGAAGAGATACTGGGAGCTTGATCACTGTCGCGATCTGCCTTTCGTCATCGCTGTGGAGGCGTTTCACGATCCGCAGGCGCACCTGATCTCTGACAACGCGCTCATCAACTACCTCTATGGCTCGCGCGACTCCGCCACCTGGAATGACGACGGTACATTGCGTATCCGCCGACACCAGATCGAGCGGCACCGACTGGGCGAGAAGGACATCCCGTCGAACTTCTTCGGCCAGCCCGACACGGAGAACATCAGCGCAATTGTGTTCACAAACAGCGGTACGAATGGCAAGTTCTTGCGGATGGGGTTTCAACACGGGTTTGGCTGCGAAACGGTGGGCATGTCGCGCAGCGGTTTCTGGTTCAACCCACACCCCGAGGCTATGGACCCGACGTTCATGGCGTACAATTTGGATAATCCGCCATTCGTCGAGCCCTGGGGACAGGGGTTAACCGTATTCCATAACCCGGCGTGCAAACGCCCGCTGCCCCGCAACTTTTTTGTCGATGCGGTTCAAGGGTACATCGCTGAAGACAAATTCGTTGCCGAACACCCCGGCTGGCACCCGATTGTGACGCAGACGTTTTCGGTCTACGTGGGCCCGGACAAAGAAACGCTGAAAGCACTGCCGTGGACGCAGCCCCCGCATGTGGCGGTTGGTGCGATCCCCAAAGAGAGCTTCATGAAATTGTGCCCATACCGGCTATCTGAGCCGAATCCCATCGCTGAGGAACAGGGATGGTACGCCGACGAGACTGGCAGCTTCCTCGGCGTGGTCGCCCGGGACAAAACGGACGACGACTGGACGTGGGTCGTTCTCGCGCGCGACGAGCAATTCACCTTCCGATGTATTGACGTCCGCGCTTCTCTTCCGACCCGCGACCAGGCCCGTGTAGAAGTCCAGGTCGCAATCGCGAGACTGCTGGCATCGCCGCGCAGGATCTTCGCGGAGGGACATCCGGGAGGGCAGTAGCCCTCCCGTTTGCGCGGAAGACCATGGGGCGATTCCGTCGGGCCGCAACTGGGGGCCCGCTCCCGTCCCATCCGCGCCGCGGCTCGTGCTCGTCGCGGCGCCGCATGGAGCGGAAAACGTCGCATCGCAGGATCCGCGGCAGCGGCCCAAGCGAGGTGCAGTGCCGCGTTCGTGTCGCAAACAATCGTCGCTGCTCGCGGCCATAACGTGGTTCTTCATAGACCTAGACGATGATTTAACCAGCCGCGCCGCCAGATCTGCTGGGCTCGCCAGCCCCCACGGCGTCCCGGCAATCACGGCCCCCGGCTCGCGCCACGCACCGACGACACCACGGACGCCGCCGAGCCCGGAGCGCCGCAATGCCGCCACCCGTGTGCGCGGCCCGTCGCACTGCCGTAGCCGTCTCACACCGCCGCGACGCGCCTGCGGCATGCACCATGCTCGGCATCATGTGCGTGGCGCCGGATCGGCTGTTGCTGCTGCCGCGGCGCTGCACTAGAAAAGGGGCAGCGCGATGTAATCGAAGAGCGGTTCTGCCCCTCTTCTAAATCCACGACGCAGCGGGGGAAAACCGATGACCAGCCGACGCCGAATCGTACGCCTGTTTGTGCTAATGCTTGTGCTCGGCGGGTTGGCCGGGTGTTGGGGCGCGCTGGAGAGTTCCGGGCTGGAGGCCAACACGTCGCAAGCGGCCGAGCCGCAGGCTGGCGGTGGGAGTCGGTTGCCGCGGCAGATTTTGATTATTCGGCATGCGGAGAAGACCGGTAACCGCGACGATGTACACCTTTCGTCCGAGGGGCAAGCGCGTGCCGACCGGCTGCCGGAACTGTTCGTCGCCTCGGCCGAGCGGAAGATTCCGTTTGCCAGGCCCGACTTCCTGTTTGCCGCCGGCAACAAGGAGAGCAGCAGCCGCCCGGTCGAGACGATCAGCCCGCTGGCCGCAAAGCTGCGACTGCCAATCAATAGTCAGTACCACGACTCGGCGGTGAAGGAACTGGCGCACGAGCTGCGTCACAACCCGGTTTATGCCGGCAAAATCGTGCTCGTTTGCTGGCGCCATGACATGATTCCGGCTCTTGCCCAAGCGCTGCAGGCGAGAAATGCGCCGCAGACGTGGCCGGGCCACGTCTGCGATCGCGTCTGGCTCATCAGCTACAACGCAGCCGGAACTGCCAGCATCTACG includes the following:
- a CDS encoding AAA family ATPase translates to GHDEREQTLNQILSEMDGFSPNESVIVLAATNRPDVLDPALLRPGRFDRHVTVDRPNLKGREAIFLVHAREVPLDDDVDIHRLAAGTVGLTGADIRNLVNEAALWATREGKDKVGMLDFEVARDKILMGAKREEVLSGKEKLMTAYHEAGHALLAWLVPGADRVHKVTIIPRGRALGVTQLLPEEDRLNIGETELHARLVFMLGGRAAEKLIFDEYSAGAEDDLKRATQLARRMVTHWGMSERIGPVAFRTAEEHPFLGKEIVEQREFSEHTAQVIDEELASILHLADKRARGMLAEHRDKLELLATNLAEREILDEREIAALIGPASNRARTNGEVTPAIIAPEPGAGKAPEALA